A region from the Deinococcus arcticus genome encodes:
- a CDS encoding MFS transporter — MSDAALNAPPLEAGRLAPLYAAQALATGATTVSTVLSSLIMSELGVEELAGLPATLISACAALSAGFFGAWMLRRGRRSGLSAAFALGTVGALTGFFGARAGHLPLFLLGAGLMGAAQGGYQQARYAAAESVPDARRGTALGALMLMSVAGSFVITGAARPIEALGAALNTSAEVAGWLVAGALLGMAALLLRAWRPLRAPAQAPGTRLGLRAAFAISGVKSTALALATAQGLMVTLMSLTPLRAHHMGMEHAGVAALISGHILGMFGFGWLTGPLIDRLGLRFGYVGGAALLAAAALTAPLPGTVWLTLSLFLLGLGWNLAFVSGSKALTRFPAAQGVTDGLGYVAAGTGTLLGGVVIATSGFPTLALICAALPGLLLVSAGRVRGT; from the coding sequence ATGAGTGACGCTGCCCTGAACGCCCCACCCCTGGAAGCCGGGCGGCTGGCCCCGCTGTACGCCGCCCAGGCCCTGGCCACCGGCGCCACCACAGTCAGTACGGTGCTCTCCAGCCTGATCATGAGCGAGCTGGGCGTTGAAGAGCTGGCCGGGTTGCCCGCCACCCTGATCAGTGCGTGCGCCGCGCTGTCGGCCGGGTTCTTTGGGGCCTGGATGCTGCGCCGGGGCCGGCGCAGCGGGCTGAGCGCGGCCTTTGCCCTGGGCACTGTGGGGGCCCTGACCGGATTTTTCGGGGCGCGCGCCGGGCACCTGCCGCTGTTTCTGCTGGGCGCGGGCCTGATGGGCGCGGCGCAGGGCGGCTATCAGCAGGCCCGGTACGCGGCGGCTGAAAGCGTGCCCGATGCCCGCCGGGGCACCGCCCTGGGCGCCCTGATGCTCATGAGCGTGGCCGGCTCGTTTGTGATTACCGGGGCGGCCCGGCCCATTGAGGCGCTGGGCGCGGCCCTGAACACCAGCGCCGAGGTGGCCGGCTGGCTGGTGGCGGGCGCCCTGCTGGGCATGGCGGCGCTGCTGCTGCGGGCGTGGCGCCCCCTGCGCGCCCCGGCCCAGGCCCCGGGAACGCGGCTGGGGCTACGCGCGGCCTTTGCCATTTCCGGCGTGAAATCCACGGCGCTGGCTCTGGCCACCGCGCAGGGCCTGATGGTCACCCTGATGAGCCTGACCCCGCTGCGCGCCCACCACATGGGCATGGAACACGCCGGGGTGGCCGCGCTGATCAGCGGGCACATCCTGGGCATGTTCGGCTTTGGCTGGCTCACCGGCCCCCTGATTGACCGCCTGGGGCTGCGCTTTGGCTACGTGGGCGGCGCGGCGCTGCTGGCGGCGGCGGCCCTCACCGCGCCGCTGCCCGGCACCGTCTGGCTGACCCTCAGCCTGTTTCTGCTGGGGCTGGGCTGGAACCTCGCCTTCGTGAGCGGCAGCAAGGCCCTGACCCGCTTTCCCGCTGCCCAGGGCGTGACCGACGGCCTGGGCTATGTGGCAGCCGGCACCGGCACCCTGCTGGGCGGTGTGGTCATTGCGACCTCTGGCTTCCCCACCCTGGCCCTGATCTGCGCCGCGCTCCCGGGCCTGCTGCTGGTGAGCGCGGGGAGGGTGAGGGGGACGTAG
- a CDS encoding cobalamin B12-binding domain-containing protein, with protein sequence MEDRRIRVLIAKPGMDGHDRGAKVVARALRDAGMEVIYTGLRQTAEMIVNAALQEDVDAIGLSVLSGAHMHYFREVMGLLRERGADDIIVFGGGIIPDQDLPQLQELGVGRVFTPGASTQDAAAYLRGAVQARWQAQGEA encoded by the coding sequence ATGGAAGACCGCCGCATTCGGGTACTGATTGCCAAGCCGGGCATGGATGGCCATGACCGGGGCGCCAAGGTGGTGGCCCGCGCCCTGCGCGACGCCGGCATGGAAGTGATTTACACCGGTCTGCGCCAGACCGCCGAGATGATCGTGAACGCCGCCCTGCAGGAGGACGTGGACGCCATTGGCCTGTCGGTGCTGTCCGGGGCCCACATGCACTATTTCCGCGAGGTGATGGGCCTGCTGCGCGAGCGCGGGGCCGACGACATCATCGTGTTCGGGGGCGGCATCATTCCAGACCAGGACCTGCCGCAGCTTCAGGAACTGGGCGTGGGGCGCGTCTTTACCCCCGGCGCCAGCACCCAGGACGCCGCCGCGTACCTGCGCGGCGCGGTGCAGGCCCGCTGGCAGGCCCAGGGCGAGGCGTGA